In one window of Polynucleobacter sp. AM-7D1 DNA:
- the dnaN gene encoding DNA polymerase III subunit beta, producing MQLVNTSRDSLLKPLQVVSGIVERRHTLPILANLLFKKQGDKVSFVSTDIEIQITTNASFGVGAEDVTTTVAARKLLDILRALPEGPVALNLKDNKLVVQSGKSRFSLQTLSATEFPVMQSVGEVTASWKMTQKSFRQLVSQVHFAMAQQDIRYYLNGMLLVVEGKQVIAVATDGHRLAYSQVELTDAPVGSGQRQEIIIPRKTILECQHLLEDSDEPLEMSLTSNQVKFTFGDIELISKLVEGKFPDFQRVIPKGHKNSLVVGRDVLQSALQRAAILTTDKFKGVRFSLSPNRITVQSTNAEQEEAQEEIETEYGGDVVEIGFNVSYLLDVLSNLKNEKIQISLGDANSSAVITLPGSEDFKYVVMPMRI from the coding sequence ATGCAACTCGTAAACACATCGCGTGATAGTTTATTAAAACCACTTCAAGTTGTTAGTGGCATTGTTGAACGGCGACATACTTTGCCAATCTTGGCAAACCTGTTATTTAAAAAACAAGGTGACAAAGTATCTTTTGTTTCAACGGATATAGAAATTCAAATTACAACTAACGCTAGTTTTGGTGTTGGTGCTGAAGACGTTACTACAACTGTGGCTGCAAGAAAGCTATTGGATATTTTGCGCGCTCTACCAGAGGGGCCTGTTGCTTTAAATCTCAAAGACAACAAGTTGGTTGTTCAGAGCGGTAAAAGCCGTTTCTCTTTGCAAACTCTTTCAGCAACCGAGTTTCCTGTTATGCAAAGTGTTGGTGAGGTAACTGCTAGTTGGAAGATGACTCAAAAAAGTTTTCGCCAACTAGTTAGTCAAGTTCATTTTGCAATGGCGCAACAAGATATTCGTTATTACCTTAACGGCATGTTGTTGGTTGTTGAGGGTAAACAGGTAATTGCGGTTGCTACCGATGGTCATCGCCTAGCTTATTCTCAAGTTGAGTTAACTGATGCTCCAGTGGGGTCTGGTCAGAGACAGGAAATCATCATTCCTCGTAAAACCATTCTGGAGTGCCAACACCTACTTGAGGACTCAGATGAACCACTGGAGATGAGTCTCACATCAAATCAAGTGAAGTTTACGTTTGGTGATATCGAGTTGATTTCTAAATTGGTTGAGGGAAAATTCCCTGACTTTCAGCGCGTGATTCCCAAGGGGCATAAAAACTCCTTAGTAGTTGGGCGCGATGTATTGCAATCAGCCCTACAACGCGCAGCAATTCTGACAACAGATAAATTTAAGGGCGTACGCTTTTCTTTGTCACCAAATCGAATTACTGTTCAATCCACCAATGCTGAGCAAGAAGAGGCTCAAGAAGAGATTGAGACTGAATATGGTGGTGATGTTGTTGAGATTGGGTTCAATGTGAGCTACTTATTAGATGTTTTATCAAACCTAAAGAATGAAAAAATTCAAATTAGTTTGGGTGATGCCAACAGTAGTGCTGTGATTACGTTGCCCGGTTCGGAAGACTTCAAGTATGTTGTGATGCCAATGCGTATTTAA
- the gyrB gene encoding DNA topoisomerase (ATP-hydrolyzing) subunit B, producing the protein MTEEKKVVEQYGASSIQILEGLEAVRKRPGMYIGDTSDGTGLHHLVFEVLDNSIDEALAGYCSEITVVIQTDNSISIVDNGRGVPTGIKYDDKHEPKRSAAEIVMTELHAGGKFDQNSYKVSGGLHGVGVSCVNALSKWLKLTIRRDGKAHYMEFARGVIQNRNIQEENGVAVSPITIIGDTSLSGTEVHFLADEEIFGSIEFHYEILVKRIRELSFLNNGVHIKLIDQRSGQEEDFAFSGGVKGFVEYINQTKNVLHPNIFYAEGIRPSDLGGNITAEVSMQWNDSFSEQVLCFTNNIPQRDGGTHLTGLRAAMTRVINKYIDEHEVAKKAKVEISGDDMREGLACVLSVKVPEPKFSSQTKDKLVSSEVRGPVEEIVAEALSAYLQERPADAKILCGKIVDAARAREAARKARDMTRRKGVLDGLGLPGKLADCQEKDPTKSELFIVEGDSAGGSAKQGRDRRFQAILPLKGKILNVEKARFDKMLASQEVVTLITVLGTGIGVEEYKADKLRYHRIIIMTDADVDGSHIRTLLLTFFYRQMPELIERGHIYIAQPPLYKVKFGKNEQYIKDDAELNQLLLKIALESASLQTPAGEIIEGEALGELAKHYQVIQSVVDRLSRTIDEDALRAIASGTQLNLDAEKSAHESAERLRVALADSLNPLALPPEIIVQKEERTDRYKLLLSRRIHGNLKLSAINSDFVHGDDYQSLSNAAAVLSGKVLPGSKVRRGDPDKNQKEQAIQDFRAAFSWLLSEAERVLSRQRYKGLGEMNPSQLWETTMDAGSRTLLQVKIEDAIAADQVFTTLMGDEVEPRRAFIEKNALIARNLDV; encoded by the coding sequence ATGACTGAAGAAAAAAAAGTAGTAGAGCAGTATGGTGCATCATCGATTCAAATCTTAGAAGGTCTCGAGGCTGTTCGTAAACGTCCAGGTATGTATATCGGGGATACCTCCGATGGAACAGGCCTGCACCACCTAGTTTTTGAGGTTTTAGATAACTCTATTGATGAGGCCCTAGCAGGATATTGCTCTGAAATTACCGTCGTTATACAAACCGATAACTCTATTTCTATAGTTGATAACGGGCGTGGTGTACCTACAGGTATTAAATACGACGATAAGCATGAGCCAAAAAGAAGTGCAGCTGAGATTGTGATGACTGAGCTGCATGCTGGTGGTAAGTTTGATCAAAACAGTTATAAGGTTTCTGGTGGTTTACATGGTGTGGGTGTTAGTTGTGTAAACGCACTCTCTAAGTGGTTAAAGCTCACTATTCGTCGCGATGGTAAGGCGCACTACATGGAGTTTGCGCGCGGCGTGATTCAGAACCGCAATATTCAAGAAGAAAATGGTGTTGCGGTTTCACCAATTACTATTATTGGTGACACAAGCTTATCTGGCACTGAAGTACATTTCTTGGCTGACGAAGAAATCTTTGGAAGTATTGAATTCCATTATGAAATTCTTGTTAAGCGTATTCGCGAACTCTCATTTTTAAACAATGGAGTTCACATTAAGTTAATTGATCAGCGCTCTGGTCAAGAAGAGGATTTTGCTTTTTCAGGTGGTGTTAAAGGTTTTGTTGAATACATTAACCAAACAAAAAATGTTTTACATCCGAATATTTTTTATGCAGAAGGAATTCGTCCATCTGATTTGGGCGGCAACATCACCGCTGAAGTATCCATGCAATGGAATGATAGTTTTAGTGAGCAAGTTTTGTGTTTCACTAACAATATTCCACAACGTGATGGCGGTACCCATCTAACAGGTCTTCGCGCAGCCATGACTCGCGTCATTAATAAATATATTGATGAACACGAAGTTGCTAAAAAAGCAAAGGTTGAAATTTCTGGCGATGATATGCGTGAGGGACTTGCTTGCGTCTTATCCGTCAAGGTCCCTGAGCCTAAGTTTTCGAGCCAAACAAAAGATAAGTTGGTCTCTAGTGAGGTTCGTGGTCCGGTAGAAGAAATTGTTGCTGAGGCTTTGAGTGCTTATTTGCAAGAGCGCCCTGCCGATGCAAAAATTCTTTGCGGAAAAATTGTAGATGCTGCGCGCGCTCGTGAGGCGGCTCGTAAAGCTCGCGACATGACTCGTCGTAAAGGTGTTCTTGATGGTTTGGGTCTTCCTGGGAAGTTGGCAGACTGCCAAGAGAAAGATCCAACTAAATCTGAATTATTTATTGTCGAGGGAGACTCCGCGGGCGGTTCTGCAAAGCAGGGTCGCGACCGACGCTTTCAGGCGATTCTTCCGCTGAAAGGAAAAATTCTCAATGTTGAGAAGGCTCGATTCGATAAGATGTTGGCTAGCCAAGAGGTGGTTACTTTAATTACCGTTCTTGGAACCGGTATTGGTGTTGAGGAGTACAAGGCTGACAAGTTGCGCTATCACCGCATCATCATCATGACCGACGCGGACGTTGATGGTAGCCACATTCGCACGCTCCTACTCACCTTCTTCTATAGACAAATGCCTGAGTTGATTGAGCGTGGCCACATTTATATTGCGCAACCACCCTTGTATAAGGTGAAGTTTGGCAAGAATGAGCAATACATTAAAGATGATGCGGAGTTGAATCAACTACTGTTAAAGATTGCATTAGAGTCGGCCTCACTTCAAACCCCCGCGGGAGAAATTATTGAGGGCGAAGCATTGGGTGAGCTAGCCAAACACTATCAAGTCATTCAATCGGTTGTTGATCGCTTATCTCGCACCATTGACGAAGATGCTTTGCGTGCCATTGCTTCTGGTACTCAACTCAACCTAGATGCTGAGAAGTCTGCACATGAATCGGCTGAGCGCTTGCGTGTCGCGCTTGCTGATTCTTTAAATCCTTTAGCACTACCCCCAGAGATTATTGTGCAAAAGGAAGAGCGTACCGATCGCTATAAGTTGCTTCTCTCCCGTCGCATTCATGGCAATTTGAAGTTATCGGCAATCAATTCTGATTTTGTTCATGGTGATGATTACCAAAGCCTGTCAAATGCCGCTGCGGTTCTATCGGGCAAGGTGTTGCCGGGTTCAAAGGTTCGCCGTGGCGATCCAGACAAAAACCAAAAAGAACAAGCAATTCAAGATTTCAGGGCCGCTTTCTCCTGGCTGCTCTCTGAGGCCGAGCGCGTGCTCAGTCGTCAGCGCTATAAAGGTCTTGGTGAGATGAATCCATCCCAGCTGTGGGAAACCACCATGGATGCTGGTTCAAGAACATTACTCCAAGTCAAAATCGAAGATGCGATTGCAGCCGATCAAGTCTTCACCACCCTAATGGGGGATGAGGTTGAGCCACGTCGTGCCTTTATTGAAAAAAATGCCTTGATCGCTCGTAACCTGGACGTCTGA